One Acidobacteriota bacterium DNA window includes the following coding sequences:
- the mreD gene encoding rod shape-determining protein MreD, translating into MEKASRGTSFKIAACLLVAVFAQTTVVGLVPEAIGQWLGYIDWLLIVVVYVCLGRDPVQALLTAVAAGILYDVFSRGMANGVETAVGVSGFSYVLAAYVADRIVSIIVADNLLVRFATVASASLVNTLTRYAFYKLLKFKLPVLTGGKGLAAAIVFGLVTNLIAATLLYLFFDRIFNKNSALRVRRSEARRGKSWLRG; encoded by the coding sequence TTGGAGAAAGCATCTCGCGGTACGTCATTCAAAATAGCAGCCTGCTTGCTGGTCGCCGTTTTTGCACAGACCACAGTCGTGGGTTTGGTTCCTGAGGCAATTGGTCAGTGGCTGGGATACATAGACTGGCTTTTGATCGTCGTTGTTTATGTTTGTCTGGGACGTGATCCGGTGCAGGCTCTATTGACGGCAGTGGCTGCCGGTATCCTGTATGATGTTTTTTCCAGAGGAATGGCCAACGGGGTTGAGACCGCCGTTGGTGTCAGCGGGTTTTCCTATGTGCTCGCGGCTTACGTTGCAGATCGAATTGTTTCGATCATTGTCGCTGACAATTTGCTGGTCAGATTTGCAACGGTTGCCAGCGCCAGTCTGGTGAATACGCTGACCCGGTATGCCTTTTATAAGCTGCTCAAGTTCAAGCTCCCCGTCCTGACAGGCGGAAAAGGATTAGCTGCCGCCATTGTCTTCGGACTTGTGACCAACCTGATTGCCGCCACCCTGCTTTATCTGTTCTTCGACCGTATCTTCAATAAGAATTCAGCTTTGCGTGTGCGCCGCAGCGAAGCTCGCAGAGGAAAGTCCTGGCTCAGAGGTTAG
- a CDS encoding rod shape-determining protein MreC translates to MSLTDKAKDKAKKNPTWLLGLLLLVHLFVILLNRVPGQPNISYFQLVAISGMTPFQWVATRLTGGVTGIWKGYIDLRGARRDNQLLQDEVGRLKTQLADLQSKANISAQMEALKKSAATYPGVTARVIGHDANQWFNTLTIDRGTLAGIEKDQPVVTGDGLVGRVILAGPISSQVLLISDERHGAGAAVIGQTANSRWLGILEGKSKALCDMRFLVPPDKLEPGEEVVTSGQDGIYPAGLLIGQVRGNGTLAAPVLVEIEPAAKLGKLELVKVLQVPPSEIRGPVDELKKKEEQDKATERKK, encoded by the coding sequence AGATAAAGCCAAAAAGAACCCAACTTGGCTGCTCGGTTTATTGCTGCTCGTGCATTTGTTCGTGATTTTGCTCAACCGGGTTCCTGGTCAGCCGAACATCAGTTATTTCCAGCTTGTCGCAATCAGCGGAATGACGCCTTTTCAATGGGTGGCTACGCGGCTGACGGGTGGCGTGACAGGCATTTGGAAGGGGTACATTGACCTGCGCGGCGCGCGCAGGGATAACCAGTTGTTGCAGGATGAAGTTGGGCGACTGAAAACCCAGTTGGCCGATTTGCAGAGTAAAGCGAACATCTCCGCGCAGATGGAGGCTTTGAAAAAATCTGCGGCGACTTATCCGGGAGTGACTGCCAGGGTCATTGGGCATGACGCGAATCAGTGGTTCAATACCCTCACCATTGATCGCGGCACGTTGGCCGGTATTGAAAAAGACCAGCCAGTTGTCACTGGAGACGGTTTGGTCGGGCGAGTGATTTTGGCCGGACCAATTTCCTCTCAAGTGTTGTTGATTTCGGATGAACGGCACGGCGCAGGCGCGGCGGTGATTGGTCAGACGGCCAATTCTCGCTGGTTGGGAATCCTGGAAGGGAAAAGCAAAGCGCTTTGCGACATGCGATTTCTTGTTCCGCCGGATAAACTGGAGCCGGGAGAGGAAGTTGTAACGTCCGGTCAGGATGGAATATATCCGGCAGGATTGTTGATTGGCCAGGTCAGAGGCAATGGAACTTTGGCAGCGCCTGTGCTGGTTGAAATAGAGCCGGCAGCCAAATTGGGAAAACTGGAGTTGGTGAAAGTGCTGCAAGTTCCTCCTTCGGAAATTCGTGGCCCTGTAGATGAGCTAAAGAAAAAAGAAGAACAAGACAAAGCGACCGAACGGAAGAAATAA